A genomic window from Micromonospora ferruginea includes:
- a CDS encoding MOSC domain-containing protein, which yields MSRILSVNLAVPQPNPAKGVGFTGADKRPVDRLVHVRAPGPKTTGLHSGLVGDQIFDVENHGGDDQAVYAYAREDYDWWQARLNRPLADGLFGENLTTEGVDVNGAVIGERWRVGPRLVLQPTFGRIPCVTFQHRMGEPRWVKTFTRANRPGAYLRVLEPGDICAGDPVTVEERPAHGVTIARAFQAYLTAPRLLPGLLALDGLPDGLRATLAERLPRRR from the coding sequence GTGAGCAGGATCCTCTCGGTCAACCTGGCGGTGCCACAGCCGAACCCGGCCAAGGGCGTCGGGTTCACGGGTGCCGACAAGCGGCCGGTCGACCGCCTGGTCCACGTACGCGCCCCGGGGCCGAAGACCACCGGGCTGCACAGCGGCCTGGTCGGCGACCAGATCTTCGACGTCGAGAATCACGGCGGCGACGACCAGGCCGTCTACGCGTACGCGCGGGAGGACTACGACTGGTGGCAGGCGCGGCTGAACCGCCCGCTCGCCGACGGGCTCTTCGGCGAGAACCTGACCACCGAGGGAGTCGACGTCAACGGCGCGGTGATCGGCGAGCGGTGGCGCGTCGGCCCGCGACTGGTGCTCCAGCCGACGTTCGGCCGCATCCCCTGCGTCACGTTCCAGCACCGGATGGGCGAGCCGCGGTGGGTGAAGACCTTCACCCGGGCGAACCGGCCGGGCGCGTACCTGCGGGTGCTGGAGCCGGGTGACATCTGCGCAGGTGACCCGGTGACCGTGGAGGAGCGCCCGGCGCACGGGGTGACGATCGCGCGGGCGTTCCAGGCGTACCTCACCGCACCGCGCCTGCTGCCCGGCTTGCTGGCGCTCGATGGGCTGCCCGACGGCCTCCGCGCGACCCTGGCGGAACGGCTTCCGCGGCGCCGCTGA
- a CDS encoding AfsR/SARP family transcriptional regulator, whose translation MRWSLLGPVQVTAGGRVLPIDRPQHRAVLALLLLNADRLVPFGQVVAALWADGPPASARTQVQVCVSRIRAALRDAGGDGLLTTQGGGYRLTVRGTELDLAEFTGAVERARVEEAAGRRAEAARLLRDGLALWRGPALAGAAGAFVEAAAAGLDEQRLLAYERLAAVELDLGRFAATARALRPLVAEHPLREPLVAGYLLALAGCGQQAAALRLYAETRRHLVDELGVEPGPELSGAHLRVLRGHPPAEPVPAPPAAPPPAQLPGEPAWFTGRAAALRQLDALLPAAGEARDGGAGAPGRAVVISAIAGTAGVGKTTLAVHWAHRVAHRYPDGQLYVNLRGFDLDGRAMPAGEALRGFLEALHVPPQRVPPDLLGRAALFRTLLAGRRILVLLDNARDDEQVRPLLPGSAGSLVVVTSRNRLTGLVVSDGARPVTLDLLPPAEARELLAGRLGRGRAGRETAALDEIVRRCAGLPLALAVVAARAVGQPDVPLAALAAELRDTDPDRLTALATGDPATDVRAVFSWSYRALDADSATLFRLLGLHPGPDAGRVAVASLVGLPPARVGPLLAALTRAHLLTERAPGRYAMHDLLRAYASELCHGTDAPAEREAARRRLFDHYLHASHAADHLLDPYRLARPAALPPPEPGVTVGDHPKHAGATAWFAAEHHVLLACVEQAARTGLDRHAWTLAAALTTYLDRSGHWAELAAAQRTALAAALRRGDLAGQALAHRGFAIACTWSGEHEAAHRHYRRDLELYREMGDDTGRAHTHLGVSWVLARQGRLRAALDETRLALDLYRAGGYRVGQAKALNNLGWMHARLGEPEAALRCCRAALRVHEETGDRHGAALTWDSLGYVRHGLGDHDRAADCYRRALALHRDLGDRYDEAEVLDNLGDTLRAAGDLDAARRAWREALVIFDELRHPDADRPRGKLAATAPPGRAAGSRQARPDSRAAT comes from the coding sequence ATGCGGTGGTCCCTCCTCGGCCCCGTCCAGGTGACCGCCGGAGGGCGGGTCCTTCCCATCGACCGCCCCCAGCACCGCGCGGTGCTCGCGCTGCTGCTCCTCAACGCCGACCGGCTGGTGCCGTTCGGGCAGGTCGTGGCGGCGCTCTGGGCCGACGGGCCACCGGCCAGCGCCCGGACCCAGGTGCAGGTCTGCGTCTCCCGGATCCGGGCGGCCCTGCGGGACGCGGGCGGGGACGGCCTGCTCACCACCCAGGGCGGCGGCTACCGGCTCACCGTACGCGGGACCGAGCTGGACCTCGCCGAGTTCACCGGGGCGGTCGAGCGGGCCCGCGTCGAGGAGGCCGCCGGTCGGCGGGCGGAGGCCGCGCGGCTGCTGCGCGACGGCCTGGCGCTGTGGCGGGGGCCGGCGCTGGCCGGCGCGGCCGGCGCCTTCGTCGAGGCGGCCGCCGCCGGCCTGGACGAGCAGCGGCTGCTCGCGTACGAGCGGCTCGCCGCCGTGGAACTCGACCTCGGCCGGTTCGCCGCGACCGCGCGTGCCCTGCGGCCCCTGGTGGCCGAGCATCCGCTGCGGGAGCCGCTGGTGGCCGGTTACCTGCTCGCCCTGGCCGGCTGCGGTCAGCAGGCCGCCGCGCTGCGGCTCTACGCCGAGACCCGCCGCCACCTCGTCGACGAGTTGGGTGTGGAGCCCGGCCCCGAGTTGAGCGGGGCCCACCTGCGGGTGCTGCGCGGGCACCCCCCGGCCGAGCCCGTGCCCGCGCCACCCGCCGCGCCGCCCCCGGCGCAGCTCCCCGGCGAGCCGGCCTGGTTCACCGGCCGGGCGGCGGCGCTGCGGCAACTGGACGCGCTGCTGCCCGCCGCCGGTGAAGCCCGGGACGGCGGCGCGGGTGCGCCGGGCCGGGCGGTGGTCATCTCCGCCATCGCCGGCACCGCCGGGGTCGGCAAGACCACGCTCGCGGTGCACTGGGCCCACCGGGTCGCGCACCGCTACCCGGACGGCCAGCTCTACGTCAACCTGCGCGGCTTCGACCTCGACGGCCGGGCCATGCCGGCGGGCGAGGCGCTGCGCGGCTTCCTGGAGGCGCTGCACGTGCCGCCCCAGCGGGTGCCCCCGGACCTGCTCGGACGGGCCGCCCTGTTCCGGACCCTGCTCGCCGGCCGCCGGATCCTGGTGCTGCTCGACAACGCCCGCGACGACGAGCAGGTGCGGCCCCTGCTGCCGGGCTCAGCGGGCAGCCTGGTCGTGGTGACCAGCCGCAACCGGCTCACCGGCCTGGTGGTCAGCGACGGGGCCCGCCCGGTGACGCTGGACCTGCTCCCGCCGGCCGAGGCCCGGGAGCTGCTGGCCGGTCGACTCGGGCGTGGTCGCGCGGGGCGCGAGACGGCGGCGCTGGACGAGATCGTGCGCCGCTGCGCCGGGTTACCGCTGGCCCTGGCCGTCGTCGCGGCCCGCGCCGTCGGGCAGCCCGACGTGCCGCTGGCGGCGCTCGCCGCCGAACTGCGGGACACCGACCCGGACCGGCTCACCGCGCTGGCCACCGGCGACCCGGCGACCGACGTACGGGCCGTCTTCTCCTGGTCGTACCGGGCGTTGGACGCCGACTCGGCCACGCTGTTCCGGCTGCTCGGGTTGCATCCCGGCCCGGACGCCGGGCGGGTGGCGGTGGCCAGCCTCGTCGGCCTGCCACCGGCCCGGGTCGGCCCGCTGCTGGCCGCTCTGACCCGGGCGCACCTGCTCACCGAGCGCGCTCCCGGCCGGTACGCGATGCACGACCTGCTCCGCGCGTACGCCTCGGAGCTGTGCCACGGCACCGACGCCCCGGCCGAGCGGGAGGCGGCCCGGCGCCGCCTGTTCGACCACTACCTGCACGCCTCGCACGCGGCGGACCACCTGCTCGACCCGTACCGGTTGGCGCGACCGGCCGCGCTGCCGCCGCCCGAGCCGGGGGTGACGGTGGGCGACCACCCGAAGCACGCGGGGGCGACCGCCTGGTTCGCCGCCGAGCACCACGTCCTGCTGGCGTGCGTGGAGCAGGCGGCCCGTACCGGCCTGGACCGGCACGCGTGGACGCTGGCGGCGGCGCTCACCACGTACCTCGATCGCAGCGGGCACTGGGCGGAGCTGGCCGCCGCGCAGCGGACCGCCCTGGCGGCGGCGCTGCGCCGGGGTGACCTGGCCGGTCAGGCGCTGGCGCACCGGGGGTTCGCCATCGCCTGCACCTGGTCGGGCGAGCACGAGGCGGCGCACCGGCACTACCGGCGCGACCTGGAGCTGTATCGCGAGATGGGCGACGACACCGGTCGCGCGCACACGCACCTCGGGGTGAGCTGGGTGCTGGCGCGGCAGGGCCGGCTGCGGGCGGCCCTCGACGAGACCCGGCTGGCCCTCGACCTGTACCGGGCCGGCGGCTACCGGGTCGGGCAGGCCAAGGCGCTCAACAACCTGGGCTGGATGCACGCCCGGCTGGGCGAGCCGGAGGCGGCGCTGCGCTGCTGCCGGGCGGCCCTGCGGGTGCACGAGGAGACCGGCGACCGGCACGGCGCGGCGCTGACCTGGGACAGCCTCGGCTACGTCCGGCACGGCCTCGGCGACCACGACCGGGCCGCGGACTGCTACCGGCGGGCGCTGGCGCTGCACCGGGACCTCGGCGACCGGTACGACGAGGCGGAGGTGCTGGACAACCTCGGCGACACCCTGCGGGCGGCCGGTGACCTCGACGCCGCGCGTCGGGCCTGGCGGGAGGCGCTGGTGATCTTCGACGAGCTGCGCCATCCGGACGCCGACCGCCCGCGCGGCAAGCTGGCCGCCACGGCGCCGCCCGGTCGAGCAGCCGGGTCGCGGCAGGCGCGTCCCGACAGCCGGGCAGCCACGTGA
- a CDS encoding TetR/AcrR family transcriptional regulator has product MGTRRRGEELERAILHAAAAELRESGYAGMTMDRVAARAGTNKNAIYRRWPHRAALGIAAYRHLSDAAMPDPDTGTLRGDALEMLRQANETWSSPHGAILRGLLAAAADDPDLLTLMRERSGADTMDRAWITMLERAATRGEAPGAAVHHRVATTPMMLLRAEYAMRGIPSVPDEVLVDIVDEVFLPLVRGRG; this is encoded by the coding sequence ATGGGCACGAGGCGGCGGGGCGAGGAACTGGAACGGGCGATCCTGCACGCCGCCGCGGCGGAACTGCGCGAGTCCGGATACGCCGGGATGACGATGGATCGGGTCGCCGCCCGCGCCGGCACCAACAAGAACGCCATCTACCGGCGGTGGCCGCACCGCGCGGCGCTGGGCATCGCGGCGTACCGCCACCTCTCCGACGCCGCCATGCCCGACCCGGACACCGGCACCCTGCGCGGCGACGCGCTCGAGATGCTCCGGCAGGCCAACGAGACGTGGTCGTCGCCGCACGGGGCGATCCTGCGCGGCCTGCTCGCCGCCGCTGCCGACGACCCGGACCTGCTCACCCTCATGCGCGAACGCTCCGGCGCCGACACCATGGACCGGGCCTGGATCACGATGCTCGAACGGGCCGCGACCCGGGGCGAGGCGCCGGGGGCGGCCGTCCACCACCGGGTGGCGACGACGCCGATGATGCTGCTCCGCGCCGAGTACGCCATGCGCGGCATCCCCTCGGTCCCGGACGAGGTGCTGGTCGACATCGTGGACGAGGTGTTCCTCCCCCTGGTGCGCGGACGCGGCTGA
- a CDS encoding helix-turn-helix domain-containing protein, which translates to MTVMTAPNTALRAVRTGMRMSQDDFARALQAAGHRVGEPNDANKRLVQRWESGAIAAPRPVYARALEVVTGLPISLLGFAAVPGGHVSDDDHGGHDLASPVSNLATPTPTPKPTTAHRSYEGVWLSRYQFYSSGREDSFAGQHFVVMLQHGDRLTARSLPGSASSSLSLDLTMDGAVVTGTWVEQTDPTGYYRGARYHGAIQLIAEPTGRRMAGKWIGFGKDMDVNTGPWELVFRDASTSKATLDRYNTSAT; encoded by the coding sequence GTGACGGTCATGACCGCCCCCAACACCGCGTTGCGTGCCGTCCGCACCGGGATGCGGATGAGCCAGGACGATTTCGCTCGCGCGCTTCAGGCCGCCGGCCACCGCGTCGGTGAGCCCAACGACGCCAACAAGCGACTCGTCCAGCGATGGGAGTCCGGCGCGATCGCCGCGCCGCGCCCGGTGTACGCCCGCGCGCTGGAAGTCGTCACCGGGCTACCCATTTCACTACTCGGCTTCGCCGCGGTGCCCGGCGGACATGTCAGCGACGACGACCACGGCGGCCACGACCTGGCATCTCCCGTGTCCAACCTGGCCACGCCCACACCTACGCCCAAGCCCACCACGGCCCACCGGTCGTACGAGGGCGTGTGGCTCAGCCGCTACCAGTTCTATTCCAGCGGCCGGGAAGACTCCTTCGCCGGACAGCACTTCGTCGTGATGCTTCAGCACGGGGACAGGCTGACCGCGCGAAGCTTGCCTGGATCGGCGTCATCGTCGCTGTCCTTGGACCTGACCATGGACGGTGCCGTCGTCACCGGCACCTGGGTCGAGCAGACCGACCCCACCGGCTACTACCGGGGCGCCAGGTATCACGGGGCAATCCAACTCATCGCCGAGCCGACCGGACGGCGGATGGCCGGGAAGTGGATCGGCTTCGGCAAGGACATGGACGTCAACACCGGCCCGTGGGAGCTTGTCTTCCGGGATGCATCGACCTCGAAAGCGACGCTCGATCGCTACAACACCTCGGCGACGTAG
- the zwf gene encoding glucose-6-phosphate dehydrogenase, which translates to MDHAPQLIQERSAPPATLVIFGASGDLTRRKLLPAVESLARHERLPDQFALVGVARTPMTDEQFAESALGGRALAGQRQLRGGVRYVAGGYDDPGTYKRLVETLDELDAQRGTAGNRLFYLSTPAGAFEPVINGLAGVGLNQPREGSFSRLVIEKPYGRDLATARELDGVVHDAFDEHQVFRIDHYLGKDTVQNVLALRFANSIFQPIWDRSWVDHVQITVAETLGVGSRGGFYEDAGAMRDIVQNHVLQVLALALMEPPASFEAEGLRNEKVKLLQAIRLPTDRDIAEAAVRGQYTRGGTREELMAGYREEAGVDPLSRTETYAAMRLNVDNWRWAGVPFYVRTGKRLPARLTEVALQFQRPPHLPIPTDQLTGLEADALILRIQPNEGISLRFGAKVPGHSFRVRTATMEFSYDQTFVEESPEAYERLLLDALIGDASLFIRSDEVQQCWRIVDPIIEHWAKDHSPIPTYEAASWGPTDAERLIGRHGRRWRNSA; encoded by the coding sequence ATGGACCACGCACCTCAGCTCATCCAGGAGCGGAGTGCTCCACCGGCCACGCTGGTGATCTTCGGCGCTTCCGGTGACCTGACCCGGCGCAAGCTGCTGCCCGCCGTGGAGAGCCTGGCCCGGCACGAGCGGCTTCCGGACCAGTTCGCGCTGGTCGGCGTCGCGCGTACCCCGATGACCGACGAGCAGTTCGCGGAGAGCGCCCTCGGCGGGCGCGCCCTCGCCGGCCAGCGCCAGCTCCGCGGCGGCGTCCGGTACGTGGCCGGCGGCTACGACGACCCGGGCACCTACAAGCGGCTCGTGGAGACGCTCGACGAGCTGGACGCGCAGCGGGGCACGGCCGGCAACCGGCTCTTCTACCTGTCGACCCCGGCCGGGGCCTTCGAGCCGGTCATCAACGGGCTGGCCGGGGTCGGGCTCAACCAGCCGCGCGAGGGCTCCTTCTCCCGGCTGGTCATCGAGAAGCCGTACGGTCGGGACCTGGCCACCGCGCGCGAGCTGGACGGTGTCGTGCACGACGCGTTCGACGAGCACCAGGTCTTCCGGATCGATCACTACCTGGGCAAGGACACCGTCCAGAACGTGCTGGCGCTGCGCTTCGCGAACTCGATCTTCCAGCCGATCTGGGACCGCTCCTGGGTCGACCACGTGCAGATCACCGTCGCGGAGACCCTCGGCGTCGGTTCGCGCGGCGGCTTCTACGAGGACGCCGGCGCCATGCGGGACATCGTGCAGAACCACGTGCTCCAGGTCCTCGCGCTGGCGCTGATGGAGCCGCCGGCCTCGTTCGAGGCGGAGGGCCTGCGCAACGAGAAGGTGAAGCTGCTCCAGGCGATCCGGCTCCCCACCGACCGCGACATCGCCGAGGCCGCGGTCCGCGGGCAGTACACCCGGGGCGGCACCCGCGAGGAGCTGATGGCCGGCTACCGCGAGGAGGCCGGCGTCGACCCGCTGTCGCGCACCGAGACGTACGCGGCGATGCGGCTCAACGTGGACAACTGGCGGTGGGCCGGGGTGCCGTTCTACGTGCGGACCGGCAAGCGCCTGCCGGCGCGGCTCACCGAGGTGGCGTTGCAGTTCCAGCGCCCGCCGCACCTGCCGATCCCGACCGACCAGCTTACCGGCCTCGAAGCCGACGCGCTGATCCTGCGGATCCAGCCCAACGAGGGCATCTCGCTGCGCTTCGGCGCCAAGGTGCCGGGTCACTCCTTCCGGGTCCGTACGGCCACGATGGAGTTCTCGTACGACCAGACGTTCGTCGAGGAGTCGCCGGAGGCGTACGAGCGTCTGCTCCTGGACGCGTTGATCGGGGACGCGTCGCTCTTCATCCGCAGCGACGAGGTGCAGCAGTGCTGGCGGATCGTCGACCCGATCATCGAGCACTGGGCGAAGGACCACTCGCCGATCCCCACCTACGAGGCCGCCTCCTGGGGGCCGACCGACGCCGAACGGCTCATCGGCCGGCACGGCCGCAGGTGGCGCAACTCGGCGTGA
- a CDS encoding nuclear transport factor 2 family protein, with amino-acid sequence MISDVHRLQRAFDEAELRADTDVLNALLADDFRSIGEQGYVLDKAQWLGKFTEFAYTSLESSEVEVSFYGHAAIVRCVQRSRSTWRGQDMALTVRVSQTWVELSEGWRLAGIQFSSLGM; translated from the coding sequence GTGATCTCCGACGTTCATCGACTCCAGCGTGCCTTCGACGAGGCCGAGCTACGCGCCGACACCGACGTGCTGAACGCACTGCTGGCCGATGACTTTCGGTCGATCGGTGAGCAAGGCTATGTGCTTGACAAGGCACAGTGGCTCGGAAAGTTCACCGAGTTCGCCTACACCAGCCTGGAGAGCAGCGAAGTAGAGGTGTCCTTCTACGGACACGCAGCAATCGTCCGGTGCGTCCAGCGAAGCCGGTCGACCTGGCGAGGACAGGACATGGCCTTGACCGTCCGGGTCAGTCAAACCTGGGTCGAGTTGTCCGAGGGCTGGCGCCTGGCCGGCATCCAGTTCAGCTCCCTCGGCATGTGA
- a CDS encoding HAD family hydrolase, with product MTARPVTTVLFDFAWTLFARDSERWVGNAAASIDRTLAAGEAHRIAGDFADLLRKTATDPAHIARDLDPRVWDRAILAVLEQIPGVDQPLASVLHRTHAEAVEPYADTAATLSALRDSGVRIGVVSNVGWDIRTCFARHGLDGYVDAFVLSYEVGFVKPDPRIWGAALEALHAAPDQTLMIGDHPAGDGGAVSAGIPALILPMVYSPAQKRGFEHVLRLAQPGGPFRMTAPAD from the coding sequence ATGACCGCCAGGCCGGTGACGACGGTACTGTTCGACTTCGCCTGGACTCTGTTCGCCCGCGACTCGGAGCGCTGGGTGGGCAACGCGGCGGCATCGATCGACCGGACATTGGCTGCCGGCGAGGCGCACCGCATTGCCGGCGACTTCGCGGACCTGTTGCGGAAGACGGCCACGGATCCGGCCCACATCGCCCGAGATCTGGATCCGCGAGTCTGGGATCGGGCGATCCTCGCCGTGTTGGAACAGATTCCTGGAGTGGACCAGCCGCTGGCATCGGTCCTGCACAGAACACACGCCGAAGCGGTCGAGCCGTACGCCGACACCGCCGCCACCCTGTCCGCGTTGCGTGACAGCGGTGTTCGCATCGGCGTCGTCAGCAACGTCGGCTGGGACATTCGCACATGCTTCGCCCGGCACGGACTCGACGGCTATGTCGATGCGTTCGTGCTGTCCTACGAGGTCGGCTTCGTCAAACCGGACCCTCGGATCTGGGGCGCCGCCCTCGAAGCCCTCCACGCCGCACCGGACCAGACCCTGATGATCGGTGATCATCCCGCCGGCGACGGCGGGGCGGTCTCCGCCGGCATACCAGCGCTGATCCTGCCCATGGTGTACTCGCCCGCGCAGAAACGCGGCTTCGAACACGTGCTCAGGCTTGCCCAGCCGGGCGGCCCCTTCCGGATGACTGCGCCCGCAGACTGA
- a CDS encoding AEC family transporter: MSLVSAFVPIWILTAVGYAACRRGLLGEAAASVLGRFVFHLAMPSALFLTLSRMPLSGFAGRALLAFAVSTVAVVGSGWAGASRLFGRGPGERPVWGMAAGYVNSANLGIPIASQVLGDVSFLAEVVLLQVLVVAPVILVVLDRRRDPAGRVRVGRITSLPVRNPVILASLLGVACSAAGLHPPAVVDASLTLLAAAAVPTALVALGASLHRTAPSRAEPARPAELAAITALKLVAQPLVGYAAGLALHLSAPQVLAVVVCAGLPTAQNTFIFAQEYGVGEAVANRAVVVTTTLSLATLAAAAALLG; encoded by the coding sequence ATGAGCCTGGTGTCGGCGTTCGTACCGATCTGGATCCTCACCGCGGTCGGCTACGCGGCCTGCCGTCGGGGCCTGCTGGGCGAGGCGGCGGCGTCGGTGCTCGGCCGGTTCGTGTTCCACCTGGCGATGCCGTCGGCCCTGTTCCTCACCCTGTCCCGCATGCCGCTGTCCGGGTTCGCCGGCCGCGCGCTGCTCGCCTTCGCGGTGAGCACGGTCGCGGTCGTCGGGTCCGGGTGGGCCGGCGCGAGCCGGCTGTTCGGTCGCGGGCCCGGCGAACGGCCGGTCTGGGGCATGGCCGCCGGCTACGTGAACTCGGCGAACCTCGGCATCCCGATCGCCTCGCAGGTGCTCGGCGACGTCTCGTTCCTGGCGGAGGTGGTGCTGCTCCAGGTGCTGGTGGTGGCGCCGGTGATCCTGGTCGTCCTGGACCGGCGCCGCGACCCGGCCGGGCGGGTCCGGGTCGGCCGGATCACCTCCCTGCCGGTACGCAACCCGGTGATCCTGGCGTCGCTGCTCGGCGTCGCGTGCTCGGCCGCCGGCCTACACCCGCCGGCGGTGGTCGACGCGTCGCTCACCCTGCTGGCCGCCGCCGCGGTGCCCACCGCCCTGGTCGCGCTCGGCGCGTCGCTGCACCGCACGGCGCCGTCGCGGGCCGAGCCGGCCCGGCCGGCCGAACTGGCCGCAATCACCGCGCTGAAGCTCGTCGCCCAACCGCTCGTCGGGTACGCGGCCGGACTGGCCCTGCACCTCTCCGCGCCGCAGGTGCTCGCCGTGGTGGTGTGCGCGGGCCTGCCGACGGCGCAGAACACGTTCATCTTCGCCCAGGAGTACGGCGTCGGCGAGGCGGTCGCCAACCGGGCGGTGGTGGTGACCACGACGCTGTCGCTGGCCACCCTGGCCGCGGCGGCGGCCCTGCTCGGATAG
- a CDS encoding ArsR/SmtB family transcription factor, whose translation MTGTDQLSAVFSALADPTRRAIIAELATRDATVTELTAPLAISMPAVSRHLKVLERAALISRSQSGKWRASHLEAAPLREAADWIERYRRFWDTSLTRLDAHLAALQAAEPATERPADDPRERA comes from the coding sequence ATGACCGGCACCGATCAACTCAGCGCGGTGTTCTCGGCGCTCGCCGACCCGACCCGACGGGCGATCATCGCCGAGCTGGCCACCCGCGACGCCACGGTCACCGAGCTGACCGCCCCGCTCGCCATCTCGATGCCGGCGGTGTCACGGCACCTGAAGGTGCTCGAACGGGCCGCGCTCATCTCGCGGTCGCAGTCGGGCAAGTGGCGCGCGAGCCACCTCGAAGCCGCCCCGCTGCGCGAGGCGGCCGACTGGATCGAGCGCTACCGGCGGTTCTGGGACACCTCCCTCACCCGCCTCGACGCCCACCTCGCCGCGCTGCAGGCCGCCGAACCGGCAACGGAGCGACCGGCCGACGACCCCAGGGAGCGCGCATGA
- a CDS encoding FUSC family protein, whose amino-acid sequence MRSWGRDAVARLRGDGMTVVELTAAAAVAWILAAVVIGHPDPFYAPTAALVVLGESRGRRLRQTVEILLAVAAAVLVAELLVYALGPGTGTVLLVLVLTTTTLVVIGARRALVVQATVSAMYLVVVAAPHGTLMPFRFVDALIGGAVALAATQLMAARDPLAPLVAQARRSYADLADLLDEVNAALRGCDEDAARAALDQARQVDDCVAQMQAAVLATGETLRLGLRRRHLGKLVEVEATLRQLDYAARNIRVLARAGVTLTRRHTATPPELAAAIGALTAAVRSAGEALVHDLSGADADRHAQEADAAALEAVRVAAGLLRTDPPLPVTMIVGQIRATAIDLLRGVGHDDVTVLDRVDEALGLSRA is encoded by the coding sequence GTGCGGAGCTGGGGACGCGACGCCGTCGCGCGGTTACGCGGCGACGGGATGACCGTGGTCGAGCTGACCGCCGCCGCGGCGGTCGCCTGGATCCTGGCGGCGGTGGTGATCGGTCACCCGGACCCGTTCTACGCCCCGACCGCCGCGCTCGTCGTGCTCGGCGAGTCCCGCGGGCGACGGCTGCGGCAGACCGTCGAGATCCTGCTCGCCGTGGCCGCCGCCGTGCTCGTCGCGGAACTGCTGGTGTACGCGCTGGGCCCGGGCACCGGCACGGTCCTGCTGGTGCTGGTGCTGACCACCACGACGCTCGTGGTGATCGGGGCCCGCCGCGCCCTGGTCGTGCAGGCCACCGTCTCGGCGATGTACCTGGTCGTGGTCGCCGCGCCACACGGGACGCTGATGCCGTTCCGCTTCGTCGACGCGCTCATCGGCGGCGCGGTGGCGCTGGCCGCCACCCAGTTGATGGCCGCCCGCGACCCGCTGGCGCCGCTGGTGGCGCAGGCCCGGCGCAGCTACGCCGACCTGGCCGACCTGCTCGACGAGGTGAACGCGGCGCTGCGGGGCTGCGACGAGGATGCCGCCCGCGCGGCGCTGGACCAGGCCCGCCAGGTGGACGACTGCGTCGCCCAGATGCAGGCCGCCGTGCTCGCCACCGGTGAGACGCTGCGGCTGGGGCTGCGTCGCCGGCACCTGGGCAAGCTGGTCGAGGTGGAGGCGACACTGCGCCAGCTCGACTACGCCGCCCGCAACATCCGGGTGCTGGCCCGCGCCGGCGTGACCCTGACCCGCCGGCACACCGCCACGCCACCGGAGCTGGCCGCCGCGATCGGCGCGCTGACCGCCGCCGTACGGTCGGCCGGTGAGGCGCTTGTCCACGACCTCAGCGGCGCCGACGCCGACCGGCACGCGCAGGAGGCCGACGCGGCGGCCCTGGAGGCCGTCCGGGTCGCCGCGGGCCTGCTGCGGACCGATCCGCCGTTGCCGGTCACCATGATCGTCGGGCAGATCCGGGCGACCGCGATCGACCTGCTGCGCGGGGTCGGCCACGACGACGTGACGGTGCTGGACCGGGTGGACGAGGCACTCGGCCTGAGCCGGGCGTGA
- a CDS encoding group II truncated hemoglobin, with the protein MQSVYEAAGGAAGLLRLAEAWHSRVLADEVVGHAFTGGVHPRHTERLAAYWAEALGGPTTFSDRYGDESSVVRMHSGNGRHEEMDRRAIACFDAALHDVGLTADPLRTVLHDYFAWATTDAMARYHASADDVPAGLTIPRWSWDGLRR; encoded by the coding sequence ATGCAGAGCGTGTACGAGGCGGCCGGCGGCGCCGCCGGCCTGCTCCGCCTCGCCGAGGCCTGGCACTCCCGGGTCCTGGCCGACGAGGTCGTCGGCCACGCGTTCACCGGAGGCGTCCATCCCCGGCACACCGAGCGGCTGGCCGCCTACTGGGCGGAGGCGCTCGGCGGCCCCACCACCTTCTCCGACCGCTACGGCGACGAATCCTCCGTCGTACGGATGCACAGCGGCAACGGCCGGCACGAGGAGATGGACCGTCGCGCTATCGCCTGTTTCGACGCGGCCCTGCACGACGTCGGCCTGACCGCCGATCCACTCCGGACCGTGCTGCACGACTACTTCGCCTGGGCCACGACGGATGCCATGGCCCGCTACCACGCGTCCGCGGACGACGTGCCCGCCGGGCTGACGATCCCCCGCTGGTCGTGGGACGGCCTGCGGCGCTGA